A part of Bacteroidota bacterium genomic DNA contains:
- a CDS encoding FtsX-like permease family protein, with product MFILNTAWRDSRRMRRRLFLFVASMALGVAALVAIRSFGANVEASVTAQARELFGADLEIESRQPFSDDSEVLIDSVLAAFPGRQAGEASFASMALFPAPERDSLAGGTRLVNVRAIEGAFPLYGAIETTPDDALSRFQEQDEALVAASLMLQYGVEVGDSVQVGQRTYRIAGRVDGVTGQTDMAELVGPRVYLPYQNLDPALLTAGSRVDYARYLAFDGADVDEALPERARETFAASFRARNLDVETLASVEQEWSEALGDLGRYLELVGFVALLLGGLGVASAVHVYIRQKLDTVATLRCLGATGGQALAVYALQAAAMGLAGATLGAVLGVGVQYLLPAVLGAFLPVDVEIALVWPAVFQGLAVGLGVALLFALLPLLAVRRVPPLRAIRSDAVPVSARRDPWRWLALGVLVAAVVGFAYVQLGSWRNAAFFVGGTAAALGALTLAAAVVRAVARRLVPRGASYTLRQGLANLYRPGNQTLVLLLTLGLGTFLILTLLLTEHVLLDRVSVPDGDERPDLILFDIQADQQDGIAALVEENGVEVLEQTPLVTMRLRAIDGRSVEEIREDSAALNYDARWALRHEYRSTYRSELTDTEELVEGRFVGEVPADAAVVPITFEDELARDLRIGVGSRLTWDVQGVPMETEIAGLRRVDWARPQLNFFAVFPAGPLDDAPRFGTLTARAGSEDASARVQRAVVRAYPNVSVVDVGLVIGLIERVLDRVAFVLQFMAFFSIGTGLVVLAGAVLVARLQRIQEAVLLRTLGASRPQVRRIFVAEYALLGLLAAITGGILALGAAWAIARYAFLLTTFEIGWASLVGVLVGVPLLTVAIGLAGSRGLLERPPLDVLRSEG from the coding sequence ATGTTCATCCTCAACACCGCGTGGCGCGACAGCCGACGGATGCGGCGGCGGCTCTTCCTCTTCGTCGCGTCGATGGCGCTCGGCGTGGCGGCACTCGTGGCAATCCGCTCGTTCGGAGCCAACGTCGAGGCGTCGGTGACAGCGCAGGCGCGCGAGCTGTTCGGGGCCGACCTCGAAATCGAGTCGCGGCAGCCGTTCTCGGACGACAGCGAGGTGCTGATCGACTCCGTGCTCGCGGCGTTTCCAGGGCGGCAAGCTGGGGAGGCCTCGTTCGCATCGATGGCGCTCTTTCCGGCACCGGAACGCGACAGCCTCGCGGGCGGAACGCGGCTCGTGAACGTCCGCGCCATCGAGGGTGCGTTTCCGCTCTACGGCGCTATCGAGACGACGCCCGACGACGCGCTTAGCCGCTTTCAAGAGCAGGACGAGGCGCTCGTGGCGGCGTCGCTCATGCTGCAGTACGGCGTCGAGGTCGGCGACTCCGTGCAGGTTGGGCAGCGGACGTACCGCATCGCGGGGCGCGTGGACGGCGTGACGGGGCAGACCGACATGGCCGAACTCGTCGGGCCGCGCGTCTACCTCCCCTACCAGAACCTCGACCCGGCGCTCCTCACCGCCGGGAGCCGCGTGGACTATGCCCGCTATCTCGCCTTCGACGGCGCTGACGTTGACGAGGCGCTACCGGAGCGTGCCCGTGAGACGTTCGCGGCCAGCTTCCGCGCGCGCAACCTCGACGTCGAGACGCTCGCGAGCGTGGAGCAGGAATGGAGTGAGGCGCTTGGCGACCTCGGGCGCTACCTCGAACTAGTCGGCTTCGTGGCGCTGCTGCTCGGCGGGCTCGGCGTGGCGAGCGCGGTCCACGTCTACATCCGCCAGAAGCTCGACACCGTCGCCACGCTGCGCTGTCTCGGCGCCACAGGCGGGCAAGCGCTCGCCGTCTACGCGCTCCAAGCCGCCGCGATGGGCCTCGCCGGAGCGACGCTCGGCGCGGTGCTGGGCGTGGGCGTACAGTACCTCCTCCCCGCCGTTCTCGGTGCCTTTCTCCCCGTGGACGTGGAGATCGCGCTCGTGTGGCCGGCCGTCTTCCAAGGCCTCGCGGTGGGGCTGGGCGTGGCACTCCTCTTCGCGCTCTTGCCGCTGCTCGCCGTGCGCCGCGTGCCTCCATTGCGTGCCATCCGCTCGGATGCAGTGCCCGTCTCGGCGCGGCGCGATCCGTGGCGCTGGCTCGCGCTCGGCGTGCTCGTGGCGGCGGTTGTGGGGTTTGCGTACGTGCAACTCGGGTCATGGCGCAACGCGGCGTTCTTCGTTGGTGGCACGGCCGCGGCGCTCGGGGCGCTCACGCTCGCGGCGGCGGTGGTGCGCGCGGTGGCGCGGCGGCTCGTCCCGCGCGGGGCGTCGTACACGCTCCGGCAGGGGCTCGCCAACCTCTACCGCCCCGGCAACCAGACGCTCGTGCTGCTGCTCACGCTCGGCCTCGGCACGTTCCTCATCCTCACGCTACTGCTCACCGAGCACGTCCTGCTCGACCGCGTCTCGGTCCCCGACGGCGACGAGCGCCCCGACCTCATCCTCTTCGACATCCAGGCCGACCAGCAGGACGGCATCGCCGCCCTCGTCGAGGAGAACGGCGTCGAGGTGCTGGAGCAGACGCCGCTCGTGACGATGCGGCTGCGCGCCATCGACGGGCGCTCCGTGGAGGAGATCCGCGAGGACTCGGCGGCACTCAACTATGACGCCCGCTGGGCGCTCCGGCACGAGTACCGCTCGACGTACCGCTCGGAACTCACCGACACCGAAGAACTCGTCGAAGGCCGCTTCGTGGGCGAAGTCCCCGCCGACGCCGCGGTCGTGCCGATCACCTTCGAGGACGAACTCGCGCGCGACCTGCGCATCGGCGTCGGCTCGCGGCTGACGTGGGACGTGCAAGGCGTGCCGATGGAGACGGAAATCGCGGGCCTCCGCCGGGTCGACTGGGCGCGCCCGCAGCTCAACTTCTTCGCCGTCTTCCCCGCCGGCCCCCTCGACGACGCGCCGCGCTTCGGGACGCTCACGGCACGGGCAGGCTCCGAGGATGCCTCGGCGCGGGTGCAGCGGGCCGTCGTACGCGCCTACCCGAACGTCTCCGTCGTGGACGTGGGCCTTGTGATCGGCCTCATCGAGCGGGTTCTCGACCGGGTGGCGTTCGTGCTACAGTTTATGGCCTTCTTCTCCATCGGGACGGGCCTGGTGGTGCTCGCCGGGGCGGTCTTGGTGGCGCGGCTCCAGCGCATCCAGGAAGCCGTGCTGCTACGCACCCTGGGCGCGAGCCGCCCGCAGGTGCGCCGCATCTTCGTGGCCGAATACGCGCTGCTCGGCCTCCTCGCGGCCATCACAGGCGGCATCCTCGCGCTCGGGGCGGCCTGGGCCATCGCGCGCTATGCGTTCCTGCTCACCACCTTCGAGATCGGCTGGGCCTCGCTCGTCGGCGTCCTCGTCGGCGTGCCGCTACTCACCGTCGCCATCGGCCTCGCGGGCAGCCGCGGCCTGCTCGAACGCCCCCCGCTCGACGTGCTGCGGAGCGAGGGCTGA